Proteins from a genomic interval of Phenylobacterium sp. LH3H17:
- a CDS encoding CHAD domain-containing protein: MHVAEDEIELKFLCEPADLAAVLAAAPDGETESKDLVSTYFDTPDGDLRKQRISLRIREGGGKRVQTLKRGDGFAREEHEATLNGSALDLAMPALKAALPGAARRKALGPRFTVRVVRRQRTFDFGGSRIEIAVDEGEVQAGDRVRRVSEVELELKAGGCDGMFELARQLSRTAPLYLSFDGKASQGYGLADGTDRAPRRHDKAPLARGLSTAQAFQAIARNTLVQIAANGVVLREADSVEAVHQLRVAVRRLRSAISTFKSITAGEPAEAIKAELKWLARACDEARDLDVFALENDEFAEPGLDLAALAPVVEAARQRGHAKACAAVASRRFRDLVLEATAWVETGAWLTAHGKAARRARDAPVQGFAAKALSHRRKTLLKLGRDVETHSDVDRHEARIAAKKLRYAAEAFAPLFDADAKPFIKTLKVLQEHLGALNDGVVAAELVARLSLKGPALAAAKRLLAARAAQKPETLKAAAKAMTRLAETRVYW, from the coding sequence ATGCACGTAGCGGAAGACGAGATTGAGCTGAAATTTCTGTGCGAGCCGGCCGACCTCGCGGCCGTGCTGGCCGCCGCCCCGGACGGCGAAACGGAGAGCAAGGATCTCGTCTCCACCTATTTCGACACCCCCGACGGCGACCTGCGCAAGCAGCGGATATCCCTGCGGATCCGCGAGGGCGGCGGCAAGCGGGTGCAGACCCTGAAGCGCGGCGACGGCTTCGCCCGCGAGGAGCATGAGGCGACCCTGAACGGGTCGGCCCTCGACCTCGCCATGCCGGCCCTGAAGGCCGCCCTGCCGGGCGCGGCGCGGCGCAAGGCGCTGGGCCCCCGCTTCACGGTTCGGGTGGTGCGTCGCCAGCGGACTTTCGACTTCGGCGGTTCGCGCATCGAGATCGCGGTGGACGAGGGCGAGGTCCAGGCGGGCGACCGGGTCCGGAGGGTCAGCGAGGTGGAGCTGGAGCTGAAGGCCGGCGGCTGCGACGGCATGTTCGAACTGGCGCGACAGCTTTCCAGGACCGCGCCGCTCTATCTCTCCTTCGACGGCAAGGCCTCGCAGGGCTACGGCCTGGCGGACGGGACCGACCGCGCCCCGCGCCGGCACGACAAGGCGCCCCTGGCCCGCGGGCTCTCCACGGCCCAGGCCTTCCAGGCCATAGCCCGCAACACCCTGGTGCAGATCGCCGCCAATGGCGTGGTGCTGCGCGAGGCCGACAGCGTCGAGGCGGTGCATCAGCTGCGCGTCGCCGTGCGCCGCCTGCGCAGCGCCATCTCCACCTTCAAGAGCATCACCGCCGGCGAGCCGGCCGAGGCGATCAAGGCCGAGCTGAAATGGCTGGCCCGGGCCTGCGACGAGGCCCGCGACCTGGACGTCTTCGCCCTCGAGAACGACGAATTCGCCGAGCCCGGCCTGGACCTCGCCGCCCTCGCGCCGGTGGTGGAGGCCGCCCGCCAGCGCGGCCACGCCAAGGCCTGCGCCGCGGTCGCCTCGAGGCGTTTCCGCGACCTGGTGCTGGAGGCCACCGCCTGGGTGGAGACCGGCGCCTGGCTGACCGCCCATGGCAAGGCCGCCCGCCGCGCCCGCGATGCGCCGGTCCAGGGCTTCGCGGCCAAGGCGCTCAGCCATCGGCGCAAGACCCTGCTGAAGCTCGGCCGCGACGTGGAAACCCACTCCGACGTCGACCGCCACGAAGCGCGGATCGCCGCCAAGAAGCTGCGCTACGCCGCCGAGGCCTTCGCGCCGCTGTTCGACGCCGACGCCAAGCCGTTCATCAAGACCCTGAAGGTGCTGCAGGAACATCTGGGGGCGCTCAACGACGGCGTCGTGGCGGCCGAGCTGGTGGCGCGGCTGTCGCTCAAGGGCCCGGCGCTCGCCGCCGCCAAGCGCCTGCTCGCCGCCCGCGCGGCTCAGAAACCCGAGACCCTGAAGGCCGCCGCCAAGGCCATGACCCGGCTCG